One genomic window of Kosmotoga olearia TBF 19.5.1 includes the following:
- the xerA gene encoding site-specific tyrosine recombinase/integron integrase, translating to MDFEDAVERFAEYLEFVRNLSKNTVESYTRDLKHFGQYLEEYSLDYRQVKRRDIEKFMKELSQGNFSDSRLSPSSVARHLSTLKTFYMFLYVSGTVNKIPTDLVKAPKTRRRIPEYISYEEVQKILEAFPETHLGKRNRAIVALMYYCGLRVSEVCSLTLRDISLESDPLVRVKSGKGDKDRIVPLTPDAVRIISDYLKHRDRFPDANRHIKLFVGIRGEPITRKSVNKMLQNHVKKIFPDKHLHPHIFRHSCATHLLQRGASIKIVQEILGHANISTTSIYLHITDREKREAVRLLSNGEKAGK from the coding sequence ATGGATTTTGAAGATGCTGTGGAAAGGTTCGCAGAATATCTGGAGTTCGTGAGAAACCTGTCGAAAAATACCGTCGAGTCATATACCCGGGATCTCAAACATTTCGGCCAGTACCTGGAAGAATACTCCCTGGATTACCGGCAGGTTAAGAGGCGTGATATCGAAAAGTTCATGAAAGAGCTGTCCCAGGGCAATTTCTCTGATTCAAGGCTCTCACCCTCTTCAGTGGCCAGACATCTCTCCACCCTCAAAACCTTCTACATGTTCCTCTACGTAAGCGGTACAGTGAATAAAATACCAACAGATCTTGTAAAAGCCCCGAAAACGCGTCGGCGCATACCTGAATACATAAGCTACGAAGAGGTCCAGAAAATACTGGAAGCCTTCCCAGAAACCCATCTTGGAAAGCGTAACAGAGCCATCGTTGCCCTGATGTATTACTGCGGGCTGCGGGTCAGCGAGGTTTGCTCCCTCACGCTCAGGGATATCTCTTTGGAGAGCGATCCCCTTGTCCGCGTCAAAAGTGGTAAAGGAGACAAAGACAGGATCGTCCCACTCACGCCCGACGCGGTTCGGATAATCTCAGATTATCTGAAACACAGGGATAGATTTCCCGACGCAAACAGGCATATTAAGCTCTTTGTAGGAATTCGTGGTGAGCCCATTACCAGAAAATCCGTGAACAAAATGCTCCAGAACCACGTGAAAAAAATATTTCCGGATAAGCACTTGCATCCGCACATCTTCCGCCACAGCTGCGCTACACACTTGCTACAACGCGGTGCAAGCATAAAAATTGTGCAGGAAATCCTTGGCCACGCCAATATATCCACCACAAGCATCTATCTCCATATCACCGACAGAGAAAAGCGCGAAGCGGTGAGGTTGCTCTCAAACGGGGAAAAGGCAGGCAAATGA
- a CDS encoding patatin-like phospholipase family protein gives MNGLALAAGGVKGFAHVAVLRLLQENDFKIDVVTGSSAGAIVAALYALYEDWEKVLKEFSSAVDEQLPAMKKYLKKIEGPNIWSIIHRSLVTLEDYYPFFRALFGKKTFSDCKIPLGVVAFDAVSLESMLVTEGYLVEAVMASSSVPGVFSPVWLGGTQTVDGGVLRPVPVDEARSLGADYVVASNFEKEEPKEPQDQMELLLFLDSWKEKYIKSKELENADLVFSHRVNYPWHAFENYREIYKEAWQALCKRRKANEISFRR, from the coding sequence ATGAATGGTTTGGCTTTAGCTGCTGGAGGGGTAAAGGGGTTTGCACACGTAGCTGTATTAAGACTGCTTCAGGAGAACGACTTCAAGATCGATGTTGTTACCGGGTCATCCGCCGGGGCAATTGTCGCGGCATTATATGCGCTCTATGAGGACTGGGAAAAGGTGCTAAAGGAATTTTCCAGCGCCGTAGATGAGCAATTGCCCGCGATGAAGAAATACTTAAAGAAGATAGAAGGTCCAAACATATGGAGCATAATACATAGGTCCCTTGTTACCCTTGAAGATTACTACCCTTTCTTCAGAGCTTTATTCGGTAAGAAGACCTTTTCAGACTGTAAAATCCCGCTCGGGGTGGTGGCTTTTGATGCCGTATCGCTCGAATCTATGCTGGTAACGGAGGGATATCTTGTTGAAGCGGTTATGGCAAGTTCTTCCGTTCCGGGTGTTTTTTCTCCGGTATGGCTGGGAGGAACCCAGACTGTTGATGGTGGTGTGTTGAGGCCGGTGCCGGTAGATGAGGCCCGATCGCTCGGTGCAGACTATGTTGTAGCCAGCAATTTTGAGAAAGAGGAGCCGAAGGAACCTCAGGACCAGATGGAACTGCTTCTGTTTCTGGATAGCTGGAAAGAGAAATACATAAAATCAAAGGAGCTTGAAAATGCCGATCTTGTGTTCAGCCACAGGGTGAATTACCCGTGGCACGCCTTTGAAAATTACAGAGAAATCTACAAAGAAGCGTGGCAGGCACTTTGCAAAAGGAGGAAGGCAAATGAGATTAGCTTTCGGCGGTGA
- a CDS encoding helix-turn-helix domain-containing protein yields the protein MKKLNELKKMKQKLEKLSEKPELEEYVPSAEEDALEEFILEVIERRAELKISQKKLAKILGTTQSVISRFENMGRKPGYEFIKRISEALGGKLMITLNGDYAVVVPTELRERVDELANKEGLTPKEFLNLLISESLNNWEHRHKKISQEEIII from the coding sequence ATGAAAAAACTCAATGAACTTAAGAAAATGAAACAAAAGCTCGAAAAGCTTTCTGAAAAACCTGAACTTGAAGAATATGTTCCTTCCGCTGAAGAAGACGCTCTTGAGGAGTTTATTCTCGAAGTAATAGAGCGCAGAGCGGAGCTTAAAATCAGTCAGAAAAAACTCGCCAAGATACTGGGGACCACCCAGTCAGTAATTTCGCGCTTTGAGAATATGGGAAGGAAACCCGGATATGAGTTCATTAAAAGGATTTCTGAAGCACTTGGCGGTAAATTAATGATAACGCTAAACGGAGATTATGCTGTTGTTGTACCGACTGAACTTAGGGAAAGAGTTGACGAGCTTGCTAATAAAGAAGGTCTGACACCGAAGGAATTCTTGAATTTGTTGATATCTGAAAGCCTGAACAATTGGGAACATAGGCATAAAAAAATCAGTCAAGAAGAAATTATAATTTAG
- a CDS encoding AbiJ-NTD4 domain-containing protein, whose translation MRFSERMGYKKPKTEIQYESMDDDLRNRIWSLLYSFYWGIMEEPEKRSYLIKEKLRGYENEYALFILFRKMWFYFLKKPIDEMPTYWPKLYSEIRKIYFSFPWYEVYDFIEFIVDNFGDKGPKGKQNEGFIDLCNEVLKEELSAYRFVDGVITPITNEIEISEIEHALESTSHLEGVNTHLKSALKLFSDKKNPDYRNSIKESISAIEALCRLISKDDKATLGKALKIIEESGKCKIHGSLKAGFEKIYGYTSDEHGIRHSLLDKDSELDQEDARFMLVSCSAFVNYLIVKANKGGITIN comes from the coding sequence ATGAGATTTTCAGAAAGAATGGGATATAAAAAACCAAAAACAGAAATTCAATACGAATCAATGGATGACGATCTTAGAAACAGAATATGGAGTTTACTTTACTCATTTTATTGGGGAATTATGGAAGAGCCAGAGAAAAGAAGTTATTTAATAAAAGAAAAATTGCGAGGATATGAAAATGAATATGCTTTATTTATCCTCTTCAGGAAAATGTGGTTCTATTTCCTAAAAAAACCGATAGATGAAATGCCGACCTATTGGCCAAAACTATACAGCGAAATTAGGAAAATATATTTCAGTTTTCCCTGGTACGAAGTATATGATTTCATAGAATTTATAGTAGATAATTTTGGCGACAAAGGTCCCAAAGGAAAACAAAACGAAGGATTTATCGACTTATGCAATGAGGTATTGAAAGAAGAATTATCCGCATATCGCTTTGTAGATGGAGTTATTACCCCGATAACTAACGAAATAGAAATTTCTGAGATTGAACACGCTTTAGAATCAACCAGCCACTTGGAAGGCGTAAATACTCATTTAAAAAGTGCCCTTAAATTGTTTTCAGACAAAAAGAATCCCGATTACAGAAATTCTATAAAGGAGTCTATAAGTGCTATTGAAGCTCTTTGTCGTTTGATATCTAAAGATGACAAAGCTACTTTAGGAAAGGCATTAAAAATCATAGAAGAAAGTGGCAAATGCAAGATTCATGGCTCATTAAAAGCTGGATTCGAAAAGATATACGGTTATACAAGCGATGAACATGGGATAAGGCATTCTTTGCTTGATAAAGATTCAGAGCTCGATCAAGAAGATGCAAGATTTATGCTCGTTTCCTGTTCAGCATTTGTTAATTACCTGATAGTCAAAGCAAATAAGGGTGGAATCACTATTAATTAA
- a CDS encoding PrsW family glutamic-type intramembrane protease, which yields MHSIYIAAIITTLSSIVVWGGLYYYFLELNLKLDRYLFLLPLGAMSCPIVNLFVKMPLLKVLKDLFNIQGAIDLGTPLSFLLIFLFIPPVTEEIVKIVPALFMKIREMDNKTLFRVAYMLGFGFGLGEIWYIAYNVAKDPGMQSTPFYYFGGFMGERFIVSFIHAGLTVVALTGFGKSIKRPGVMGLMIAILLHAAGNVSAIIYRLRVLPEIVGQQINSLSIGILLCILVVVVTGKMRSIIKYQN from the coding sequence ATGCACTCCATTTATATCGCGGCTATCATAACAACCCTTTCTTCCATAGTAGTTTGGGGTGGACTGTATTATTACTTTCTTGAACTCAACCTCAAACTAGATAGGTATTTATTTCTTTTACCCTTAGGAGCTATGTCATGTCCGATAGTGAATCTTTTCGTTAAAATGCCTTTGTTGAAAGTTTTGAAAGACCTCTTCAATATTCAGGGTGCTATTGACCTTGGTACTCCGTTGAGTTTTCTTTTGATCTTTCTTTTCATACCGCCTGTCACGGAAGAAATCGTGAAGATAGTGCCGGCGCTATTCATGAAAATCCGGGAGATGGACAACAAAACATTATTCAGGGTAGCATACATGCTTGGCTTTGGATTCGGACTTGGCGAGATATGGTATATTGCCTATAATGTTGCAAAGGATCCTGGAATGCAGAGTACTCCTTTTTATTATTTTGGCGGGTTCATGGGAGAACGATTCATAGTGAGTTTTATACATGCTGGATTAACAGTGGTAGCGCTTACAGGCTTTGGGAAAAGTATAAAGAGACCAGGAGTTATGGGATTGATGATTGCTATTTTACTTCATGCAGCAGGAAATGTGAGCGCTATTATATATCGTTTAAGAGTATTGCCGGAAATAGTTGGTCAACAGATAAATTCGCTTTCGATCGGAATACTCCTTTGTATTCTTGTCGTCGTCGTTACTGGCAAGATGCGATCGATCATTAAATACCAAAATTGA
- a CDS encoding PH domain-containing protein — MKEQTLVVKPPPSLGWIIVLGLAIICLTPLWILLFFQPSMRLFLALLPAILSGCGFGIFFLLYVIVYFKMKYICTDTHLLLRCGWYKKDIPYSEIEKIAIENMRVYPLASTEGFIKFPGYALGRVQYLDKGKVYMCARRVNRRILLLYLKNGEKVGITPKDMEGFKEFLMQKAGLTEKE, encoded by the coding sequence GTGAAAGAACAGACTCTTGTTGTGAAACCCCCTCCCTCTCTGGGATGGATCATTGTTTTGGGATTAGCAATAATTTGCTTAACGCCACTTTGGATACTTCTATTTTTTCAACCTTCAATGCGCTTGTTTCTGGCACTTCTTCCAGCGATATTGAGTGGCTGTGGATTTGGTATCTTCTTTTTGTTATATGTGATCGTCTACTTTAAAATGAAATATATTTGTACGGATACTCATCTTCTTTTGAGATGCGGGTGGTACAAAAAGGATATTCCATACAGTGAAATTGAAAAAATTGCAATTGAAAATATGAGAGTTTATCCCCTGGCTTCCACTGAGGGTTTCATAAAGTTTCCTGGTTACGCTTTAGGCCGTGTGCAATATCTGGATAAAGGAAAAGTTTACATGTGTGCAAGAAGAGTGAATAGGAGGATCTTGTTGCTGTATTTGAAAAATGGAGAAAAGGTTGGGATTACGCCCAAAGATATGGAAGGATTTAAAGAGTTCTTAATGCAAAAAGCGGGATTGACCGAAAAGGAGTGA
- a CDS encoding Eco57I restriction-modification methylase domain-containing protein, with protein sequence MPKYVKFSEPYDRSKFLEFLSREFLTDSFVSNIEEIALKNNGRIKNAFELGEDPALGITVFEFEHDSEKDPRVSLSREAFRIMADYGIRDALAIFKSSNSENYRFSYMSIELTKENGKIKNKYSNPRRYSFYLGPDAKIHTPEKFLSKRVIDLEDLRKRFSVEVVNKEFYEKIALLFTKLVGGKRKIGNKDRLFEPILTLPSTDPHNDHKILQEFAVRLIGRIIFVWFLKKKKSQSGIPLVPEEMLSSVAIEKAIEKNEHYYHDTIEPLFFEVLNTELDKRKPKFRTKIFDMIPFLNGGLFSPHTFDYYVPPDDPRHAQYYNTLKVPNEWLKEFFELLETFNFTIDENTPVDVELSVDPEMLGRIFENLLAEINPETGESARKATGSYYTPRQIVEYMVDESLKHYLVSSTGITEKQAEKLLSYADEELNLNEDEKEKILDALSELKIIDPACGSGAFPMGLLQKIAYTLDKLDPNATEWKERQLRAVNPVFRNFIEEKFRNESASYIRKLGIIEHSIYGVDIQEIAVELSKLRVFLSLIVDANVNDNIHENRGVKPLPNLEFKFVCANTLGKLHESKDNKQQRLGDTSSDKDILKLKAIMERFFNSYGDEKERLKDEFRKLQKKIAQAIDKEIFEKGNTKMIKSLGHELSQWDPFADKPSDWFDPEWMFGIKNGFDIVIANPPYIRQEALDSDLKEYLRKNYKTMTGTSDIYVAFYERGIELTREGGILVYISSNKFLRAKYGKALTKFLQKNYTISKIIDFGDLPVFDATTYPCILTVKKVKPGEENHLRYLKVEDLNYKSLREEIERKSINVVIRKDSDRWVLEDKASLKLLEKIQAAGIPLGEYVNGKIFRGIVTGYNKAFIIDEAKRQELIQKDPKSAEIIKPYLTGKEIKRYSIEWKGKYIILAKDGIDIPHDYPAIYEHLSQYKEALEKRWDKGKYWYNLRPCAYYSEFEKPKIVWGNLAKTASFAYDNFGKYVNAPACIMPTSEIWLLTLLNSKVIDFFLRKLAIERRGGFVEQKPIYVSKIPVPVISDSKKKELRKIAEERLSDKKKILTDVEKYTIYKLFGLSTKEINAIENMCEGEI encoded by the coding sequence ATGCCGAAATATGTAAAATTCAGCGAGCCATATGACAGAAGCAAATTTCTTGAATTTCTGAGCAGAGAGTTTCTTACGGATAGCTTTGTATCAAATATTGAAGAGATCGCATTAAAGAACAACGGCAGAATTAAGAACGCTTTTGAACTCGGTGAAGACCCTGCGTTGGGAATAACCGTTTTCGAATTTGAACATGATAGCGAAAAAGATCCAAGGGTTTCTTTGAGTAGGGAAGCCTTCAGGATAATGGCTGACTATGGGATACGAGACGCTTTGGCGATATTTAAATCATCGAACAGCGAGAATTATCGTTTCTCTTACATGTCCATTGAACTAACCAAAGAAAATGGAAAGATCAAAAACAAATACTCAAATCCGAGACGATACTCCTTCTATCTGGGTCCAGACGCAAAGATCCACACTCCAGAAAAATTCCTATCAAAAAGAGTAATAGACCTTGAAGACCTCAGAAAGAGATTCTCAGTAGAGGTTGTGAACAAGGAATTCTACGAAAAGATTGCCCTGCTGTTCACCAAACTGGTTGGCGGAAAAAGGAAAATCGGCAACAAAGATAGACTGTTCGAACCAATCCTCACACTGCCTTCGACCGATCCCCATAATGATCACAAAATTCTCCAGGAATTTGCCGTAAGGCTAATTGGTCGCATTATCTTCGTTTGGTTTTTAAAAAAGAAAAAATCACAAAGTGGCATTCCACTGGTTCCGGAAGAAATGCTTTCTTCAGTAGCTATTGAAAAAGCTATTGAGAAAAATGAACACTATTATCATGACACCATAGAACCACTGTTTTTTGAAGTGCTGAACACGGAATTAGATAAAAGAAAACCTAAATTCAGAACAAAAATTTTCGATATGATACCCTTCCTCAATGGTGGCCTTTTTTCACCTCATACTTTTGATTATTATGTTCCACCGGACGATCCCAGACATGCTCAATACTACAACACTCTCAAAGTACCTAATGAATGGTTGAAAGAATTCTTTGAACTTCTTGAAACGTTCAACTTTACGATAGATGAAAACACCCCAGTTGACGTTGAGCTCTCCGTTGATCCCGAAATGCTGGGTAGAATCTTTGAGAACCTTCTTGCCGAAATCAACCCAGAAACCGGAGAAAGTGCTCGAAAAGCTACAGGAAGTTACTATACCCCAAGGCAAATAGTTGAATACATGGTCGATGAAAGTCTAAAACATTATTTGGTTTCCAGCACCGGGATCACAGAAAAGCAAGCCGAAAAATTGCTGTCGTACGCTGATGAAGAACTAAACCTAAACGAAGATGAAAAAGAAAAGATCCTTGATGCACTAAGCGAGCTGAAAATAATCGACCCGGCCTGCGGTTCAGGCGCATTCCCGATGGGCTTACTTCAGAAAATTGCGTACACACTGGATAAGTTAGATCCAAATGCCACAGAATGGAAAGAACGCCAGCTAAGGGCTGTGAATCCCGTTTTCAGAAATTTTATAGAAGAAAAATTCAGGAATGAAAGCGCAAGTTACATTAGAAAACTGGGAATAATAGAGCATTCAATCTACGGTGTGGATATTCAGGAGATCGCTGTCGAGCTATCAAAGCTCAGAGTCTTTCTTTCCCTTATTGTTGATGCCAACGTCAACGACAACATTCATGAAAACCGGGGGGTAAAACCCTTACCCAACCTCGAGTTCAAATTCGTCTGCGCGAATACTCTCGGAAAATTACACGAAAGCAAAGATAATAAACAACAGAGACTTGGTGATACATCCAGCGACAAAGACATACTCAAACTAAAGGCTATCATGGAACGTTTCTTTAACTCTTACGGTGATGAAAAAGAGAGACTGAAGGACGAATTTAGGAAGTTACAGAAAAAAATTGCCCAAGCAATAGATAAAGAAATCTTTGAAAAGGGAAACACCAAGATGATAAAAAGCCTTGGTCATGAACTCTCTCAATGGGATCCATTCGCTGATAAACCTTCCGATTGGTTTGACCCGGAATGGATGTTTGGTATAAAGAATGGCTTTGATATAGTAATCGCCAATCCGCCCTACATAAGGCAGGAAGCGCTTGATTCCGATCTGAAAGAATATCTCAGGAAAAACTACAAGACTATGACTGGAACCTCAGATATCTACGTTGCCTTCTATGAAAGAGGTATTGAACTCACCAGAGAAGGTGGAATTCTTGTTTACATATCTTCAAACAAGTTTCTTAGAGCAAAATATGGAAAAGCCCTTACCAAATTCCTTCAGAAAAACTACACTATCTCGAAAATCATCGATTTCGGAGATCTCCCGGTATTTGACGCCACAACCTACCCATGCATATTGACTGTGAAAAAGGTCAAGCCCGGCGAAGAGAATCACCTGCGCTATTTGAAAGTCGAAGATCTTAATTACAAAAGCCTTAGAGAAGAAATCGAAAGAAAGAGCATCAACGTTGTGATTCGAAAAGATTCCGACCGTTGGGTTCTGGAAGATAAGGCTTCTCTGAAACTTCTTGAAAAAATCCAGGCTGCTGGAATCCCTCTGGGAGAATATGTGAATGGAAAAATTTTCAGAGGTATTGTTACTGGTTACAACAAAGCCTTCATAATCGATGAAGCAAAACGTCAGGAGCTGATCCAGAAAGATCCCAAATCAGCAGAGATTATAAAGCCTTACCTCACAGGGAAAGAAATCAAGAGGTACTCAATTGAATGGAAAGGAAAGTACATAATTCTTGCAAAAGACGGCATTGATATTCCTCATGATTATCCTGCAATTTATGAACATTTAAGCCAATATAAAGAAGCCCTTGAAAAGCGCTGGGACAAAGGAAAATATTGGTACAATCTTCGCCCATGCGCGTACTACAGCGAATTCGAAAAACCGAAGATTGTATGGGGAAATCTAGCTAAAACAGCTTCATTCGCATACGACAATTTCGGAAAATATGTTAATGCACCTGCATGCATAATGCCAACCTCCGAAATCTGGCTTTTAACCTTGCTTAACTCAAAGGTTATTGACTTTTTTCTGCGCAAACTTGCTATCGAAAGGCGAGGAGGATTTGTGGAACAAAAGCCAATTTATGTGTCCAAAATTCCGGTACCCGTCATCTCGGATTCAAAGAAAAAAGAACTAAGAAAAATTGCTGAAGAAAGACTTTCTGATAAAAAAAAGATTCTGACTGATGTAGAGAAATACACTATATACAAACTATTCGGCTTATCAACAAAAGAGATAAATGCGATAGAAAACATGTGTGAGGGAGAGATTTGA